A DNA window from Enterobacter asburiae contains the following coding sequences:
- the dacA gene encoding D-alanyl-D-alanine carboxypeptidase DacA, with protein sequence MKTTFSARFVQRMALTTALCAAALSAAHADDLNIKTMIPGVPQIDAESYILIDYNSGKVLAEQNADARRDPASLTKMMTSYVIGQAMKAGKFKESDLVTIGNDAWATGNPVFKGSSLMFLKPGMQVPVSQLIRGINLQSGNDACVAMADFAAGSQDAFVGLMNSYVNALGLKNSHFQTVHGLDADGQYSSARDMALIGQALIRDVPNEYSIYKEKEFTFNGIRQTNRNGLLWDNSLNVDGIKTGHTDKAGYNLVASATEGQMRLISAVMGGRTFKGRETESKKLLTWGFRFFETVNPLKAGKEFASEPVWFGDNDRASLGVDKDLYLTIPRGRMKDLKASYVLNSTELHAPLQKNQVVGTINFQLDGKTIDQRPLVVLQEIPEGNFFGKIIDYIKLMFHHWFG encoded by the coding sequence ATGAAGACCACTTTTTCTGCTCGTTTTGTGCAGCGCATGGCGCTGACCACGGCCCTTTGCGCTGCTGCGCTCTCTGCAGCTCACGCCGATGACCTGAATATCAAGACCATGATCCCTGGCGTTCCGCAAATCGACGCGGAATCCTACATCCTGATCGATTACAACTCTGGCAAAGTGCTGGCAGAACAGAATGCCGATGCCCGCCGTGACCCGGCCAGTCTGACCAAAATGATGACCAGCTACGTTATCGGCCAGGCGATGAAGGCAGGTAAATTCAAAGAATCGGATCTGGTCACCATCGGTAACGATGCGTGGGCAACCGGGAACCCTGTTTTCAAAGGTTCCTCTCTGATGTTCCTGAAGCCGGGTATGCAGGTTCCTGTTTCCCAGCTGATTCGCGGTATCAACCTGCAGTCTGGTAACGATGCCTGCGTGGCGATGGCCGACTTCGCCGCCGGGAGCCAGGATGCCTTCGTGGGCCTGATGAACAGCTACGTTAACGCACTGGGTCTGAAAAACAGCCATTTCCAGACCGTACACGGACTGGACGCAGACGGTCAGTACAGCTCCGCACGTGACATGGCCCTGATTGGTCAGGCGCTGATCCGCGATGTACCGAATGAATACTCTATCTATAAAGAGAAAGAGTTCACCTTCAACGGTATTCGTCAGACCAACCGTAACGGCCTGCTGTGGGATAACAGCCTGAACGTTGACGGCATCAAAACTGGCCACACCGATAAAGCGGGCTACAACCTGGTGGCCTCTGCCACTGAAGGTCAGATGCGTCTGATCTCTGCCGTGATGGGCGGCCGTACCTTTAAAGGTCGTGAAACAGAAAGCAAGAAACTGCTGACCTGGGGCTTCCGCTTCTTCGAAACCGTGAACCCACTGAAAGCAGGCAAAGAGTTTGCGTCTGAACCCGTCTGGTTCGGCGACAACGACCGTGCTTCACTCGGCGTTGATAAAGATCTCTACCTGACCATTCCACGCGGTCGCATGAAGGATCTGAAAGCCAGCTACGTGCTGAACAGCACCGAGCTGCATGCCCCGCTACAGAAAAACCAGGTTGTGGGTACGATCAACTTCCAGCTGGATGGAAAAACGATCGATCAGCGTCCGCTGGTTGTCCTGCAAGAAATTCCTGAAGGCAATTTCTTCGGCAAAATCATTGATTACATTAAATTGATGTTCCACCACTGGTTTGGTTAA
- the ybeD gene encoding DUF493 family protein YbeD, with amino-acid sequence MKTKLNELLEFPTSFTYKVMGLAKPELVDQVVEVVQRHAPGDYSPSVKPSSKGNYHSVSITITATHIEQVETLYEELGNIEIVRMVL; translated from the coding sequence ATGAAAACCAAACTTAACGAACTGCTTGAATTCCCAACCTCATTTACCTACAAAGTAATGGGTCTGGCGAAACCTGAGCTGGTTGATCAGGTGGTTGAAGTGGTACAGCGCCATGCGCCGGGTGACTACTCTCCGTCAGTAAAACCAAGCAGCAAGGGCAACTACCACTCGGTTTCTATTACCATCACTGCGACACACATTGAGCAGGTTGAAACGCTGTACGAAGAGCTCGGCAATATCGAAATTGTTCGTATGGTGCTGTAG
- the lipB gene encoding lipoyl(octanoyl) transferase LipB, with protein MYQDKILVRHLGLQPYEPVSQAMHDFTDSRDDSTPDEIWLVEHLPVFTQGQAGKAEHLLMTGDIPVIQSDRGGQVTYHGPGQQVMYVLLNLKRRKLGVRELVTLLEQTVVNTLAEYGIDAHPRADAPGVYVGEMKICSLGLRIRKGCSFHGLALNINMDLAPFQRINPCGYAGMEMTQMRQWVETATPEHIRPVLLKQMLALLNNPPYEYIPA; from the coding sequence TTGTATCAGGATAAAATTCTGGTCCGTCACCTCGGGCTGCAACCTTATGAGCCTGTCTCCCAGGCTATGCATGACTTCACCGATTCACGCGATGACAGCACCCCGGATGAGATCTGGCTGGTCGAACACCTGCCGGTATTTACGCAGGGCCAGGCGGGTAAAGCAGAGCATTTGTTAATGACGGGAGATATCCCGGTTATTCAGAGCGATCGCGGCGGTCAGGTCACTTATCATGGGCCCGGTCAGCAGGTGATGTACGTCCTGCTCAATCTGAAGCGCAGAAAGCTGGGCGTGCGTGAACTGGTTACCTTACTGGAACAAACTGTCGTCAACACGCTGGCGGAATATGGTATTGACGCGCATCCGCGCGCCGATGCGCCGGGCGTCTACGTTGGGGAAATGAAGATCTGCTCACTGGGGCTGCGTATTCGTAAAGGCTGCTCATTCCATGGCCTGGCCTTGAATATTAATATGGACCTTGCGCCTTTCCAGCGCATTAACCCCTGCGGCTACGCCGGCATGGAAATGACGCAAATGCGTCAGTGGGTTGAAACCGCTACGCCAGAACATATTCGTCCCGTGCTTTTAAAGCAGATGTTAGCGCTACTTAACAATCCCCCATACGAATATATCCCTGCTTAA
- a CDS encoding YbeF family transcriptional regulator, translating to MEYNNLPAKRLNEPGGEDKPQIFRTLRNIDLNLLTIFEAVYVHKGIVNAAKILNLTPSAISQSIQKLRAIFPDPLFIRKGQGVTPTAYATHLHEYISQGLESILGALDLTGSYDKQRTITIGCSPSVGVLVMPAIFQAVKEHAPQLLLRNVPLNEPDIQLAQFQTDLIIESGSFSARALGQNVLYADNLVLVCRQQHPALSQPLTIENLRNYDHSSFMTEGQSNHALRQRIDEIFPERQISFSSYNMFTTASLIGSSDMLCVMPSRLYSLLQKCWPLESIPLSQLNAESIEISLHYNKLSLRDPVLENVIRIIRQAF from the coding sequence GTGGAGTATAATAATTTACCAGCCAAACGACTGAATGAACCCGGTGGCGAAGACAAGCCGCAAATTTTTCGGACTTTACGTAATATTGATCTCAATTTACTGACTATTTTTGAGGCGGTATATGTCCATAAGGGTATCGTTAACGCTGCGAAAATTCTTAATCTCACGCCATCAGCAATAAGCCAGTCAATCCAAAAGCTACGCGCTATATTTCCCGACCCGTTATTTATCCGTAAGGGCCAGGGGGTAACGCCGACGGCTTACGCCACGCATCTCCACGAGTACATCAGCCAGGGGCTGGAGTCGATTCTGGGCGCACTGGACTTAACCGGGAGCTATGATAAGCAGCGAACCATCACCATCGGCTGTTCCCCTTCTGTCGGGGTGCTGGTGATGCCAGCGATCTTCCAGGCCGTAAAAGAGCATGCTCCGCAGCTCCTGCTTCGCAATGTGCCTCTCAATGAACCTGACATTCAGCTTGCCCAGTTCCAGACGGACCTGATTATTGAAAGCGGCAGCTTCAGTGCCAGAGCGCTGGGGCAAAATGTGCTTTATGCGGATAACCTGGTGCTGGTTTGCCGCCAGCAGCATCCTGCTCTTAGCCAGCCGTTAACCATCGAAAACCTGCGCAACTACGACCACTCGTCTTTCATGACCGAAGGGCAATCTAATCATGCACTTCGTCAGCGTATTGATGAAATTTTCCCGGAACGCCAGATCAGCTTCAGCAGTTACAATATGTTTACCACCGCATCCCTGATCGGCAGCAGCGATATGCTGTGCGTTATGCCATCACGCCTGTACAGCCTGCTACAAAAATGCTGGCCGCTGGAAAGCATCCCGCTCAGCCAGCTTAATGCGGAATCTATCGAGATTTCACTGCATTACAACAAGCTGAGTTTGCGCGATCCGGTCCTGGAAAACGTCATCCGCATCATCCGTCAGGCCTTCTGA
- the lipA gene encoding lipoyl synthase: protein MSKPIVMERGVKYRDADKMALIPVKNVATEREALLRKPEWMKIKLPADSSRIQGIKAAMRKNGLHSVCEEASCPNLAECFNHGTATFMILGAICTRRCPFCDVAHGRPVAPDANEPQKLAQTIADMALRYVVITSVDRDDLRDGGAQHFADCITAIREKSPNIKIETLVPDFRGRMDRALDILTATPPDVFNHNLENVPRLYRQVRPGADYNWSLKLLERFKEAHPHIPTKSGLMVGLGETNDEIIEVMRDLRRHGVTMLTLGQYLQPSRHHLPVQRYVSPDEFDEMKAEAMAMGFTHAACGPFVRSSYHADMQAKGEEVK, encoded by the coding sequence ATGAGTAAACCCATTGTGATGGAACGCGGTGTTAAATACCGCGATGCCGATAAAATGGCCCTTATCCCGGTTAAAAACGTGGCTACAGAGCGCGAGGCGCTGTTAAGAAAACCGGAATGGATGAAAATCAAACTTCCGGCCGACTCTTCGCGTATCCAGGGGATCAAAGCGGCGATGCGCAAGAATGGTCTTCACTCCGTGTGTGAAGAAGCCTCTTGTCCGAACCTTGCTGAATGTTTCAATCACGGTACCGCGACGTTTATGATTCTGGGTGCTATCTGTACCCGCCGCTGCCCGTTCTGCGATGTTGCTCATGGCCGTCCAGTCGCGCCTGATGCTAACGAACCCCAGAAACTAGCGCAGACCATCGCTGACATGGCGCTGCGTTATGTGGTTATCACATCCGTTGACCGTGACGACCTGCGTGATGGTGGTGCTCAGCACTTCGCCGACTGTATTACGGCCATTCGCGAGAAAAGCCCTAACATCAAAATCGAGACGCTGGTGCCTGACTTCCGCGGCCGTATGGACCGCGCGCTGGATATCCTGACCGCGACGCCGCCAGATGTGTTTAACCACAACCTGGAGAACGTGCCGCGTCTTTACCGTCAGGTCCGTCCGGGCGCTGACTATAACTGGTCCCTGAAACTGCTGGAGCGTTTCAAAGAAGCGCATCCGCATATTCCGACCAAGTCTGGTCTGATGGTGGGCCTGGGTGAAACCAATGATGAAATCATCGAGGTGATGCGCGATCTTCGCCGCCACGGTGTGACCATGCTGACCCTGGGACAGTATCTGCAGCCAAGCCGTCACCACCTGCCGGTACAGCGCTACGTGAGCCCGGACGAGTTCGATGAAATGAAAGCCGAAGCGATGGCGATGGGCTTCACCCACGCTGCCTGCGGCCCATTCGTTCGCTCCTCATACCATGCCGATATGCAGGCTAAAGGCGAAGAAGTTAAATAA
- the tatE gene encoding twin-arginine translocase subunit TatE codes for MGEISITKLLVVAALVVLLFGTKKLRTLGGDLGAAIKGFKKAMNDDDAAAKKSAEDDVPADKLSHKE; via the coding sequence ATGGGTGAGATTAGTATTACCAAACTGCTGGTGGTTGCCGCACTGGTCGTCCTGCTGTTTGGTACCAAGAAGTTACGCACGCTGGGTGGTGACCTGGGGGCTGCCATCAAAGGCTTTAAGAAAGCGATGAACGATGATGATGCAGCGGCGAAGAAAAGCGCCGAGGATGACGTCCCGGCAGACAAGCTTTCTCACAAAGAGTGA
- a CDS encoding deaminated glutathione amidase: MYVAVGQFVVTPDWHENARTCVNLMMQARQKGASLLVLPEALLARDDNDPDLSVKSAQPLDGEFVQQLLDQSAGNTMTTILTIHVPSTPGRAVNTLVAIRDGAIVARYAKLHLYDAFSIQESRRVDPGDNIPPLLEIDGFKIGLMTCYDLRFPELALHLALQGADVLVLPAAWVKGQLKEHHWATLLAARALDTTCYVVAAGECGTKNIGQSRVVDPLGVTIAAAAEAPHVLVAEINLERIALARQQLPVLRNRRFAPPQLL; encoded by the coding sequence ATGTATGTAGCGGTAGGGCAATTTGTGGTCACGCCTGACTGGCATGAGAATGCGAGAACATGCGTCAACCTGATGATGCAGGCCCGGCAGAAAGGCGCGTCGCTGCTGGTTCTCCCCGAGGCGCTGCTGGCCAGAGATGATAACGACCCGGATTTATCCGTGAAGTCCGCGCAGCCGCTGGACGGTGAATTTGTGCAGCAGCTGCTTGACCAGAGCGCGGGCAATACGATGACTACGATCTTAACGATCCATGTTCCCTCCACGCCGGGTCGCGCGGTGAATACGCTCGTGGCGATTCGTGACGGGGCTATCGTGGCACGTTACGCCAAGCTTCACCTCTATGATGCGTTCAGCATCCAGGAGTCGCGACGCGTTGACCCCGGAGACAATATCCCACCGCTGCTGGAGATTGACGGATTTAAGATTGGACTGATGACCTGCTATGACCTGCGTTTTCCCGAGCTGGCGCTCCATCTGGCGCTGCAGGGGGCGGACGTACTGGTACTGCCTGCCGCGTGGGTCAAAGGGCAGTTAAAAGAGCATCACTGGGCAACGCTGCTTGCGGCACGCGCGCTGGATACAACCTGCTATGTCGTTGCCGCAGGGGAATGTGGCACGAAAAACATCGGGCAAAGCAGGGTGGTTGATCCGCTGGGGGTGACGATCGCCGCCGCCGCTGAAGCCCCGCATGTGCTGGTGGCGGAGATAAACTTAGAGAGAATTGCGCTTGCGCGTCAGCAATTACCCGTTCTTCGCAATCGTCGGTTTGCGCCACCGCAATTATTGTGA
- the crcB gene encoding fluoride efflux transporter CrcB, which produces MLQLLLAVFIGGGTGSVARWFLSMRFNPLHQAIPMGTLAANLIGAFIIGMGLAWFNRMTHIDPMWKVLITTGFCGGLTTFSTFSAETVFLFQEGRVGWALMNMAINMLGSFAMTGIAFWLFSSASAH; this is translated from the coding sequence GTGTTACAACTACTTTTAGCCGTTTTTATTGGTGGGGGAACGGGTAGCGTTGCGCGATGGTTTCTGAGTATGCGGTTTAACCCCCTGCATCAGGCGATTCCTATGGGGACACTTGCCGCAAACCTGATTGGTGCCTTTATCATTGGTATGGGGCTGGCCTGGTTTAACCGAATGACGCACATCGACCCAATGTGGAAAGTATTGATTACCACCGGATTCTGCGGCGGTTTGACCACCTTCTCAACCTTTTCTGCGGAAACGGTTTTTCTCTTTCAGGAAGGCCGTGTCGGCTGGGCGCTGATGAATATGGCTATCAATATGCTCGGCTCCTTTGCGATGACGGGGATCGCATTTTGGCTATTTTCTTCCGCAAGCGCGCATTAA
- the cspE gene encoding transcription antiterminator/RNA stability regulator CspE, translating to MSKIKGNVKWFNESKGFGFITPEDGSKDVFVHFSAIQSNGFKTLAEGQRVEFEITNGAKGPSAANVIAL from the coding sequence ATGTCTAAGATTAAAGGTAACGTTAAGTGGTTTAATGAGTCCAAAGGATTCGGTTTCATTACTCCTGAAGATGGCAGCAAAGACGTGTTCGTACACTTCTCTGCAATCCAGTCTAATGGTTTCAAAACTCTGGCTGAAGGTCAGCGTGTAGAGTTCGAAATCACTAACGGTGCCAAAGGCCCTTCTGCTGCTAACGTAATCGCTCTGTAA